The following nucleotide sequence is from Blastocatellia bacterium.
CCAACTGGTCAACACAGAAGACGGCGCGCCCCTGTGGGCGGGCAAGTTTGACGAGAAGGTCACCGACATCTTCGCCATTCAGGACATCATATCGGGGTTGGTTGTCGAAGCCCTGACCCTTAAGCTGACCAGCGCCCAACGGGTGCGGCTGACCAAGCACCACACCAAGAATTCGGAAGCTTATCGCTACTACCTCAAGGGCCGCTATCTTTGGAGCAAGTGGACGAAAGAGGGATTCAACAAAGGGATCGCCCTGTTCGAGCATGCCATCAAACTAGAGCCTGATTACGCCTTGCCTTATGCCGGCATCGCCGACACTTATATTTCCATGTGCTTCTATGGGCACATGCGCTCTTACGAGGCAATGACGAAAGTCAAAACCAAGGCCAGAAAAGCGTTGCAGCTCGACGACCAACTGGCCGAGGCGCGCTTGCCGCTGGCGGCTGCCCTATTCTTTTATGACTGGGACTGGGCGGGTGCCGAAGAAGAATTTAAGCGCGCCATCCAAGCCAACCCGAATTACGCCGCCGCGCACCAGTCATACGGCCTGTACCTGATCGCCATGAGCCGCTTCGACGAAGCTCTGGCGAGTATGCACAGGGCGCAGGAAATCGACCCGGTTTCCCCGCTCATCAAGACCACAATCGGCTTCCCCTACTACTACTCCGGCCAATACGAGCAGGCCATCAGGCAGTACCACGAAGCGCTGGAGGAAGACCCGTCCTTCGGCCTGACCCGTGTGGCGCTGGCCGATGTCTACACGCGATTGGGGAGCTATGAGCAGGCCATCGAGAGTTACGAGCAGGGGCTGGCGATGTGGGAAGAAAAATCGGTCCTGCCATACCTGGGTCATGTTTACGGCTTGTCAAACCGGCGGCAGCAGGCTCTCGACGTCCTCAATAAGCTGAAGCGGCTGTCCGGCCAGGAGTATATTTCGCCCTTCTCTATGGCGGTCGTTTGCGCCGGCCTCGGTGAGGCCGACGAGATGTTCGACTGGCTTGAAAAGGCTTACGAGGAGCGTTCCAACAAGCTCGTCTTTCTCGACGTTCAACCGGTCTTTTACCCGTTTCGCGGCGACGCGCGCTTCATCGACCTGCTGCGGCGCATCGGGTATGAGCCTTGAGCAATGGCTCAGAGGGGCTGTGCCAGCCGCATGAGTTCTTCAGACAGCGCCTTCAAGACCTCGGTTTCGGCGCTGTGAATAAAGAAGTGGTCGCCGCCGAACAGGCGCAGCGCGAATCGCCCGGTCGTCTCTTCCCGCCATGCGTCCAGGTCTTCGCCCGTCACTTGCTGGTCGTCAAGTCCGCCGAAGGCGCTGATCGCACAATCCAGCGGCGGCTCTGGCTCATAGCAATAGCTCGCACACAGCGCCAGGTCGGCCTTTAGCGCCGGCAGCATTAATTGCACGAGCGCCGCCATGTCCGGCGTCAACCGGCTCATCTGGTTGAGACGTTGCACCTCGTCGAGAAACTGAAGCGGCTGCTGATTCTGTACCGAGTCAGGCCAGCGCAGGCGACGCGGCGCGCCCGCCGCCGAGATGAACAACTGGGCCGGTCGCAGGCCATAAGCCCTGCGGAGGTGTCGGGCAAGTTCAAAACAGATCAACCCGCCCATGCTGTGCCCCCAGAAGGCGGCGGGGCGATCTAAATAAGGGAGCAATGGACGCTCAAGCGCCTGCACCAACTGCGACAAGCGGTCAAAGGGCGTCTCCTGGAGGCGGCGCTCCCGCCCGGGCAGATGCACCAGACATAGTTCGACCTGATCAGGCAAGCGGCTCGCCCATCTGTAATATACGTTACTTCCTCCGCCCGCGTAGGGGAAGCAGAACAAGCGCAGCGCGGCGGCCGGGTTTGGCTTCGGGAAGCTAATCCAGGCGTGGGAAACCGATCCTTCTGTCCTATTGAAGAATGTCATAAAACCTACACCGACATGGTTGGGCGCTGCGCCGCCGCTCTTCACGTCAGGGACGGGCGTCGTCCGGCTGGCGCGTGTCAAACGGCCAGTGGCGGCATATTCATAATCCGACAGTCGAGGTCTGCAAGCATCACCTCGATGAGCTTCTGGTAGCCGGCGGCCATCTGAGTTATCTCCTCTTGGTCGAATAAGCCGCTGTCGTATTCGATCCTGCCTTCGATGACCCGCTCCGTTTCTCTCAGGACAAGGGCCAGATGGCCATGACATGCGCCGGTCTCCGGCTCTTCTTCGAGGATCTTCAGGTCGCCGGCCTGGTACGTCAATGCTTCGGCATCTTCCATAGCGAAGGTCACATCGAGGGGGCAATCCACCGCGGGGTCGGCGACAACCCATTCGCGGGGGATTTCCTGGTGCTCAAAGGCTTCGATCAGGCTCTCCTTCAGCCTGCGAAATATGACGCGAAAGCTGGGATTGCCGCTCAGGTCGAGCTTGATCAGCAGGAGGTTGGAGAGCGGCCCGACCAGGGATCGCAGTTCGGTGCGGTTGCGGTTCGCGACCATCGTGCCGACGGCCACCTCTTCCTGCCCGCTGTAGCGGCTGAGCAGCACCTGCCAGCCGGTGAGGAGGATCATGTAGGGAGTCAGGCCCTCGCGGCGGCCCGTCCGTCGAACATGCCGGCTCGCCGCCTCGCCGAGGTTCACTTTATGCCGCTTTACTGACCCGCTCACCGCCTCTCGACCGCCGCGCGCGCTCAAGCGCCCGTGCGGCAATCCCCCTGCCGGTTGTTGCCGCCAATACTCAAGGTCCAGATCGAAGTCGCCGGCCTCGAAGCGGCTCCTCTGCCACATCGCAAAATCGCCGTAGCCGACCTCCAGTTCGTTCAAGCTGCAAGGGACCCCCGCCGTGATCGATTCGTATGATCGGCTCAGTTCATCCACCAGGATCTTCTTCGACCAGTCGTCGCAGATGATCTGATGCAGGGTCAGCATCAACAATTGCTCATGCGAGCTCAACGCGATGAGGCGGCTGCTGAACAGCGGCAGTCGCTCAAGGGCAAAGACCATGTCGGCCTGCTCGCCGCACAGCCGCTCGCAGTTAGTGACCTGCGCGGAGGCCGGCAGGCGGCTTAAATCGGCGAGGCTGACTTCCAGGTTCACAGACGCCGCGGCCTGCTGAACTAGAAGGCCGTCGCTCTCGACAAACCTCGTGCGCAGAAGTTCATGCCGCCTGACCAGGCTGTTGAGGGCCTCGTCCAGGGCCGTGACATTGAGAGACCCTGAGAGGCGAAGCCTTACCACTTCATTCTGGCCGATGCGGCGCGGGTCAGCATGCCAGGCTTTCCAGAGGCGCTCCTGCGCCGGCGTCAGCCGGCAGGGTTCAGCCGCGCTCCGGTTCGGAATCGGCAGCCGGGGAGGCAGGGCGATCCCACTGTCCCTGAGCAATTGTTCAAACAGCCGCTGTTTTTCAACCGAGAACGGTTGTATCTTGCTTTTAGAAGAGTCTTTCATCAACCAAATCAGCGGGGCATCTGATTTCAGACCATCAACAAATGGGCGAGGGAGAGTGGTCCGTTATTACTTCGATTAGCGAATCAATCGCCGGCTTAGCTCGGCGAATTCAGAGGCTGCGTTAAACAACCCGAATCCCGCTGCTCCAGAATCGCGTTCGTGTCCCGGTCAGACAGTTGCTCGACCTGTAAGAAGGTCCAGGCGATCTCCTCGACAATCTCACTTCCTCCCCAGAGATCCGACAAGACTTTGACGACGCCGCTAACCGTCGGCGCGTCGAACAGGGCGCGAACCGGAACCTCAACCCGGAAAATCTCGCGCAGTTGCAAGACGACCTGGCTAGCCAGCAACGAATGGCCGCCGAGAGTAAAGAAGTCGCTGTTGATACCCACCTTGTCAATACACAGGACATCTTCCCATATCCTTGCCACCAGTTCCTCGGCTGGTGTACGCGCCGGAACAAATTCCTCTGTCGTCTCGACAGCCGGCCCACCACTCAAGGCGAGCGCCGCCCGGTCAACCTTGCCATTCGCCGTCAGCGGCAACCTGTCCATGACTAAGTATGCCGAAGGGAGCATATAGTCAGGCAGCCTTTCTTCTAAGTGGGCGCGCAAGCTCTCGGCGGTGAGCCGGTGCTGCGGGTCGGCGGCGACGTAGGCCAGCAGGCGTCGCTGGCCGGGGCTGCCTTCTCTGGTAACCACCACCGCCTCGCGCACCGCCGGGTGGCAAGCCAGTATGGCCTCTATCTCGCCCATCTCTACTCGAAACCCGCGAATCTTCACCTGGTGGTCGGCGCGACCGATAAATTCGATATTCCCATCTTCCAGGTAACGCGCCAAGTCGCCTGTCTTGTACAAGCGCCCGCCAGGCCGCGGGCTGTAGGGGTCCGGCACGAAACGCTCCGCCGTGAAGTCCGGGCGATTCAGGTATCCCCGCGCCAGGGCGATGCCACCGATATAAAGCTCTCCGAGCGCGCCCGTGGGTACAGGGCCGAGCAGTTGGTCCAGCAGATACATACGGGCATTGGCTATGGGCCTGCCGATGCAAGGGCGTGCCGCCCACGAGTCGGGCGCGCCTTGCAGCGACAGCGCCGTCACCACATGGCTTTCGGACGGGCCATAGTGGTTATGTAGCGTGCACGAACTAAAGTCTTCAAAGAAGGCGACGACGGGCTGGGTGATTTGCAACTGCTCGCCGGTCGTGATGACTTCCCTCAGGCATCTGAACAATTGTTTCCGATAGCGGTGTTCTTCGGCAAGCTGTTGCAGCACGACCACCGGCAGGACCATTTTCTCAATTTCGTGGCTGGCCAGAAAGCCGGCCAGTCGCGGGATGTCCTGGCGGAACGCCTCAGGGGCGATAAACAAGGTCCCGCCCGACACCCAGGTGGCAAACATCTCGTAAAAGCTGACGTCGAAGCTCGGCGACGCGAACTGTAAGGTCCTCGCCTTTGGCGATAACTCGCCCGTGTGCCATCGGATCAGGTTAGCCAGGACGCCCTGCGATAAGCTCACTCCCTTCGGCCTTCCGGTCGAGCCCGATGTGTAGATCACGTAAGCCAGGTCATCAGCCGTGGCCGGATTGATGGGACCGGCGTCGCACTGGCCGTTGGCGGCCTCTTGTTCCGCCTCCAGGCAGACGACGGTCGCGCCGCTATCGGGCAAACGCTCAAGCAGATGGGCCTCGGTCAGTAAGACGGGCGCGCCCGCCTCTGTCAGCATAAAATGCAAGCGCTCGGTCGGATAGCTCGGGTCCAGGGGCAGATAAGCGCCGCCGGCTTTCAGTGTGGCAAGCACGCCGATGCACATCTTCGGCGAGCGTTCAACGCACAGGCCGACCAGCGCCCCCGGCTTGACCCCGAGCCGCCGCAGGTCGCCGGCCAGAAGGTTAGCCCGGCGGTTCAAATCGCGGTAGGTGAGTTGCTCGTCGCCATAGACGACCGCAATGGCTTCGGGCGTTCTCGCCGCCTGCCCTTCAAACATCTGCGACAGGTTCTGGTCAGCCGGGTAAGCCAGGTCGGTGTCGTTCCACTCGGTCAGCAGCCTGCGCTGCTCAGCCTCAGTCAGCACGGGCAGTTCACTCAACCGGCG
It contains:
- a CDS encoding condensation domain-containing protein, with translation MKDSSKSKIQPFSVEKQRLFEQLLRDSGIALPPRLPIPNRSAAEPCRLTPAQERLWKAWHADPRRIGQNEVVRLRLSGSLNVTALDEALNSLVRRHELLRTRFVESDGLLVQQAAASVNLEVSLADLSRLPASAQVTNCERLCGEQADMVFALERLPLFSSRLIALSSHEQLLMLTLHQIICDDWSKKILVDELSRSYESITAGVPCSLNELEVGYGDFAMWQRSRFEAGDFDLDLEYWRQQPAGGLPHGRLSARGGREAVSGSVKRHKVNLGEAASRHVRRTGRREGLTPYMILLTGWQVLLSRYSGQEEVAVGTMVANRNRTELRSLVGPLSNLLLIKLDLSGNPSFRVIFRRLKESLIEAFEHQEIPREWVVADPAVDCPLDVTFAMEDAEALTYQAGDLKILEEEPETGACHGHLALVLRETERVIEGRIEYDSGLFDQEEITQMAAGYQKLIEVMLADLDCRIMNMPPLAV
- a CDS encoding amino acid adenylation domain-containing protein, with protein sequence MSRSTARGETMIAFALSSTHPGREGKGTAARRRRSHPSSERAVAPARRGPELPSREELDPSLACLETEASQRRQTTAGLCVLAPAQERLWFMDQLASDTALYNEAIALRLVGTLNVPALQHSLNELVRRHEVLRTSFEVVEGQPYQRVSDEGHLPLPVVDLCRVARSGRDAVAREQARRLACRRFDLSRPRLIRAVLVKLEPAEHLLVLSLHHIICDGWSKGLLIHELRRLYETYGRGGESPLTEPDLHYADFAAWQKERINRGDLDSEMDYWRQQLGGSLPSMDMPGDRPRPPVPSYCGAAWRFELSPAVGHGVKALSQSSGVTVYMALLAAWQVLLGRYCAQDKVAVGSVAANRGRAELESIVGLMVNTLIIKGDLTGNPTFRQMLARVKEAAVGAYKHQELPYEKLVAELAVGRDVSRRPLVEVMFVMEQGLTAQAGLSGLTVSEEKIDMGTAKYDLMMVIQESGGRFTGHIHYSTDLFDEPKIRRMAEAYQRLLAAALADPDRRLSELPVLTEAEQRRLLTEWNDTDLAYPADQNLSQMFEGQAARTPEAIAVVYGDEQLTYRDLNRRANLLAGDLRRLGVKPGALVGLCVERSPKMCIGVLATLKAGGAYLPLDPSYPTERLHFMLTEAGAPVLLTEAHLLERLPDSGATVVCLEAEQEAANGQCDAGPINPATADDLAYVIYTSGSTGRPKGVSLSQGVLANLIRWHTGELSPKARTLQFASPSFDVSFYEMFATWVSGGTLFIAPEAFRQDIPRLAGFLASHEIEKMVLPVVVLQQLAEEHRYRKQLFRCLREVITTGEQLQITQPVVAFFEDFSSCTLHNHYGPSESHVVTALSLQGAPDSWAARPCIGRPIANARMYLLDQLLGPVPTGALGELYIGGIALARGYLNRPDFTAERFVPDPYSPRPGGRLYKTGDLARYLEDGNIEFIGRADHQVKIRGFRVEMGEIEAILACHPAVREAVVVTREGSPGQRRLLAYVAADPQHRLTAESLRAHLEERLPDYMLPSAYLVMDRLPLTANGKVDRAALALSGGPAVETTEEFVPARTPAEELVARIWEDVLCIDKVGINSDFFTLGGHSLLASQVVLQLREIFRVEVPVRALFDAPTVSGVVKVLSDLWGGSEIVEEIAWTFLQVEQLSDRDTNAILEQRDSGCLTQPLNSPS
- a CDS encoding winged helix-turn-helix domain-containing protein, with translation MVKAAIEFIYIKQIYRFGPFTLDTGQRLLTRDGGVVPLTHKAFETLALLVQHNGRVLQKEEMMKSIWPDSFVEEATLAQNVFILRKVLGETPLGTRYIETVPKYGYRFVAEVEEVAPSPGGQVTEARNGSRTAKSVAVLPFKVLTSDTGSEYFGIGMADALITRLSNIEEVTVRPSSAILKYDRPDVDLCAAGSELKVQLLLDGIIQRFGDRIRVTVQLVNTEDGAPLWAGKFDEKVTDIFAIQDIISGLVVEALTLKLTSAQRVRLTKHHTKNSEAYRYYLKGRYLWSKWTKEGFNKGIALFEHAIKLEPDYALPYAGIADTYISMCFYGHMRSYEAMTKVKTKARKALQLDDQLAEARLPLAAALFFYDWDWAGAEEEFKRAIQANPNYAAAHQSYGLYLIAMSRFDEALASMHRAQEIDPVSPLIKTTIGFPYYYSGQYEQAIRQYHEALEEDPSFGLTRVALADVYTRLGSYEQAIESYEQGLAMWEEKSVLPYLGHVYGLSNRRQQALDVLNKLKRLSGQEYISPFSMAVVCAGLGEADEMFDWLEKAYEERSNKLVFLDVQPVFYPFRGDARFIDLLRRIGYEP
- a CDS encoding alpha/beta fold hydrolase, coding for MKSGGAAPNHVGVGFMTFFNRTEGSVSHAWISFPKPNPAAALRLFCFPYAGGGSNVYYRWASRLPDQVELCLVHLPGRERRLQETPFDRLSQLVQALERPLLPYLDRPAAFWGHSMGGLICFELARHLRRAYGLRPAQLFISAAGAPRRLRWPDSVQNQQPLQFLDEVQRLNQMSRLTPDMAALVQLMLPALKADLALCASYCYEPEPPLDCAISAFGGLDDQQVTGEDLDAWREETTGRFALRLFGGDHFFIHSAETEVLKALSEELMRLAQPL